In Plasmodium coatneyi strain Hackeri chromosome 8, complete sequence, the genomic stretch ACGAGCATTTCCTatagtataaatattttcctctttatgattaataaataatagtagcaatttctcccttttattcctttcctttgaaTTAGTACGCCCTATTCTATTTATACAAAATGTGTCCTATATTACTCCAGCAACCCTTCCATCTTTCACTGCATATTATACTTTACATATTGCTGTgccttattcctttttgtaaCCTATATTCCGCAGGTTAGAAAAATACACGTTCTATTCAATAAGTGTTGTACGTACCACTTCTACGATGAGAAATGTTGAGACGGCTTAAGGGTACATTTTCTACTTGGTATATATTGTGTATGGAGTTTCGAGTATTGGACAATTCAAAAGTTCCTTTCCTGCAGGTACTATGTAAGCGCGCCTGAATGATTCTACATGCACCATCATCCCTATTACCATCATTATAGTCCCTGCCGTTATTATTCCTACCACCATGGTTATTTATACACTTGCTTATTGTAATATGTAGTGATGGCTAATAAAGGAGTTAGTGTACTTTATGGAACTCTGTATGCATACTTTTATCCCTTATAAAATGTGAGTGCTGGGTGTAGAAATCTGATTTCTGGTTTAgagttcacggtttaggggATGAGGaatttaaggtttagggttcacggtttgagggttcagggtttagataTTCAGGGTTGAAaccttcagggtttagggttcagggtttagggttcagggtttagggtttagggggttaggatttaggggtttagcatttagggttcagggtttagggttaaggttttagggtttagtgtttagggtttcgggttttaggatttaggctTTAGTGTATGGAATTTATATTCAGGATGTGGCATTAGGGTTTACGATATTAGAATAATTGCTTGGGGTATATGTGCAGTGTTCAGGGTGCAAGAAAAGAGGTTTAGGGGAAGGGGATATGATTCTTTTCCATGTTTTAAGAACGACAATATAGCCTGCTGTTCAGCAATCCTAGGTGAAGAATGGGAGTTAAGGATGTAGGAGTGACGGAATTGAAGCGTATATGGGAAGTAGTGACGAGGTACAAGGAAGGGAAGTGGAAATAATTTCATAAAACAAGTAAtgtaaagaaaggaaagggggatgGAGGAAgcggaatgaacaaatatataaacatgtAAATAGCAATTATTGCGAATTCCATGGTAATATTAGGATTCGGTCTATTCCTTGAGTATACAAGTAGTTGTACGTATAGTAAAAAAGGTAAGGAGGACTTGTTGGTGCGGccgttttccctttttctttttctctctttcccCCATATAATTATGTGAATGCATGGTTGTCTTCGCAATTTCGTAAAAATAATGggcatcaaaaaaaaaggatagaCATTTAACCCTTCCATTTAACCATCATTATGTGCGCTTCACTTAACCTCAGAGGAAGGATGTGGAGAACAGTTCGTGACCACTTTGTACACATTACAACGTGCTTAATTTTGTGGTATGCGTATAAAATGCATTTCACATTCTTTTCTTACTTTTGTTCCCCCCACAATAAATtcttacatatgtgcattcctCAGGAAAGGGGCTAATTTAGCTGTTCCTTGCCTTCGTTCTACATGTGCACCGGGGAACAATGGAACTACATCCACGACGTAAAGACAATAATGCTTCACCGAAATCTTGctaaaggggaagaatgtcccctttttctttctttctcgcGAAGGAGTCCTCAGTTCACTTTCTCCTTCAGCGGAATGCTCGAGTGGTGTATCATATGCGgaggaatagaaaaaaaaaaaaaaaaaaacagaagcaGAAACAGAAACAGCGTGCTCCTCTCTGTGGCAATCATTTTGGCCGCGCTAAAAATGGCccgaaaaaatatatcgacGGCGctccaaaaggggaacatgTCGATGCTGCGAAGGAGGGGACGAGGAATATGGCTGAGAGGCTATTTAACGAggaactttaaaaaaaaaaaaaaaaaaaaaaaaaaaagggacttTTGCATATTTCTTGTTATAATAATTGGTGAGAACGGGTAAAGTGAATGGTTCCCTATTTTTATACTCGATCCATGATCATGTGAGGATTCTCCGCGCGAGGGACAGAACCCTTTGCGGAGCTGGGATGACTGCTGTTATGTCAATTTAAGCGCTCGAAAGGAGGAGTAGTAGGCGTCCATCATGTGCCTCTTGATCGTGATTTTTTGTGGCATTTCAGCGATATTTTTGcaacgttttttttgtgaaaaaattgcagccATTTGGGTAGTCACGCAAGCAGTGCGCGTTTCTGCTGAGGTTTGCATTCCCCATGAGAGAGTGTTTTCCCCGTCCGTCCCGCATATAATTGGATGAGCTGTGGAGCACACGTGCGGGGGTGGAGGAGAAGCTAAGCTGGAAGCGCCCTCCCCGGATTGGAGATTTCAGCAGCTGGGCTGAGTAACAGAAAGAAGGCGGAAGAATCCCCGTCTGACAGAGCAACTCCTTGCGCAATACCTGTTATCCTACCCTCCAGATGAGTATGCCTACCCCAAAGCAGCAGCATGGATATAGAAAAATGCAAGTGCTTCTACGAAATATTAAACGTTGAAAGCACGGCCACGGTGGAGGAAATCAAGAagagttacaaaaaaattattcttcagTACCACCCAGATAAGAATTCCCATTTGgcggaggaagaacaaaaaaggtgtacaaatatatttcGACAAATTCAGGAAGCATATGAATGTTTGGTGGAcgagaggaggaggaagtggTATGACAAAAATCGTCTGCGAATAATTGCAGGAAAGGAAAGTGAGGAAAAGAGGGAGCAAAACAGACAAGcacgaagaagaagtggaAGCGCCGGAAGTAGTGAAAGCGGAGGAGGAACCACCTCAGGTATAAACATTTGGGAATATTTCAGCAGCAGTTGTTACGATGGATTTAATGACAAAGACGAAAGAAGTTTCTATAATGTGTacagaaaattatttgaagaaataataaaagaagaaaatgaggaGCTAAGTATGCGTTACCGTTACAGTAAGAAGGGACACCAGGAGGATGAGACCGCGAATGAGAGGAACAAAGTTAATGCACCCTCATTTGGGGATTCCAAATCGGAGGGAAAACAAATTGAtgaattttattcatattggTCCAATTTTTCTactgttaaaaaatttgactACTCATACGAATATAtgaaaatgtatgaacaggAGAATAGACACGTGAGacggaatttaaaaaaagtcgCTGAAAAGAGAAGcttaaaggaaaggaaggagtttAATGAAAATGTGAGGTCTCTGGTGGAACATTTGAAGAAGCATGATACTAGGTACCTTAACAGGGTTGTGGAGTTGGCCgaggagaagaggaaaaaggcggaagagaaggaaaggcaaCGTAAAGAGCAGATGCTTCAGAGGAAATTACTCTTTGAGCAGAATGAGGAGAAGCGGGAAGACCCCGTGGGAGAGGAACAACCATGTGGTTATTCCACGTGCAGCGAACAGGGTGACAACGAGAAAGGCGACCATGCTGGTGGTAGGGGTCAAAGGAACTACGACCCCCATTGTGAAGACGGTGAAGATGAAGATGGTGGAGAAGACAAAAATAACGAAAACCCATACGGCGAAATCATCTACAGGTGCGAAGTGTGCaggaagaattttaaaaGCATGAAGCAGTACAACTCGCACGAGAAGTCCAAGAAGCATGTAAGCAACTTTTTGAAGCACGCCAAGAGGTATGCCGTGGGGGGCATTTTCGGTGCGGACGGGGCCGAACCGCAGGGTGAACAGGTGGATGATCAGGTGGATGATATGATGGATAACCTAAATAACCCACAAAGCGACAACTCGGATGAGCTGCTAGACACGCGCGCCCCAAAGtcgaaaacgaaaaaaaagaaagacaaAAAGAACACGGCACCAGTGAATAACCTACCCGAGCGGATCAACTCCGCCTCGGAGTCTTCACACCAGGATGAAGACATCTTCTCATGGtacaaagggaagaagaagcggaATCGAAACAAATTGGTGCATGCATCGGAAGAAGAGGGCGTGTCTGATAAAACAGAAAGTTTGCAGCCAGAGGGGTCACCTCAGGAGGACGATTCTGCACAGGAGGAGGCCCCCTCGCAGGCTGCAAACGCAACGAACTCGAGTGACGACTATGCATCCTccaagcgaaaaaaaaaattgctaaagaagaagaaaaaaaaagaaggcatTAATAGGAAAgtaaacgaagaaaaaaaattggaagagcCGAAAGAAGACAGTAAGGACATAAGCGGAAAAGCAAATTcgaaaagtaaaataaaagaaagtacaaaaagtctggtgtgtaaaatgtgcaGGGAAACATTTGACTCaagaaataaattatttgcaCACATACAGAAGGAAGGACACGCAGCAAATAAAGTTGTTGCTGACGTGCCTGCAAaggtgaataaaaataaaaagggaaacagcAAGAGGGAGAAATTGCTATAACGATTGTCACCTTTTTGAACACtcctgttttatttttttttttggcttcatTCTGTGAAGGACTCCACTGGCGATGACCACTATGAGGTTAGCTTCCTAGTTGCAACCATTTGGTTTGAAATGGTTATGCGACCCTTTcatttgtgtgcacatttttactattctcattattatttttacgtgacttttttttgtttggcAAGCGTAATTCGCTTACGTATACCAATGTGAAGTAACCACCGTTTTATTTATGTGCCTAATAATGAGCACGTCCTTCCccgcttttatttttccaccttttgaTGTTCATTCCCCACtctacaatttttaaattccgATGAGTTTGTcttaaaattaaataacatttgaaaaaaaaaattttttttaatgacaaaattaaaagtgCTAATTCGTTGGGATGAGTCTGGGGCGATGTTTCCTCAGTTGGGCAGACACATCACAAAAAGGTAAGAACTGTGAGAGGTGTCTATTTAAAcgcaaaaaattggaaaggCTCACATGGCGCATTGCATGTTGGAGATATTCTGTTCGCTTCTTGCCGGGGGCATTGCAGCGAATGACTTTTGCTACGGTCATTTGGGTCTATTGCCAATTTTCGCATAATTGTTTGCATATTAACTCTGTACCAAGGAAAGGCGCGCAAGGGGGAAATGTTATCACACGAGTGTAGGTTCATACGTAAACAAGTACATCCGTTGATACACACATATCTGTACGCGTGGTATGTGTATAGGTATTGTACATACACGTAGCCACCCTGTTATGTGCATGCGTAAAAGAAGGTGCCATCATGGAATAACCAAGGCAACGGGGAAAAGGCATTCACATTGCATAATATCATATAACAATGtgatgaagagaaaaataaaaaaaacgcggaAAGGATTAGGTGTACGAGGCTGAATTGCTAGTGAGTATGAAAAAGGTTGGCattagaaaaataaatactcaCATGTACACGAAAatgagtattttttttttttttcctaagcTACGTCAAGTGGAGCTATAGaggaatttttcttttttgataaaatgtgtaaatatgtacctatctgtgtatatatacacaatgcatattttcacatttttgcgcTTATCCGCTTGCCCAGCTTAACCCTTTGAGCATAAACGGAGCTGTGTCAACTCGCTGAACATACCCAGCTAGGTTCAAGGGCAtgctgagaaaaaaaaaaaaaaaaaaaaaaaaaaaaaaaaaggcagaggGATAAAGATGACGTATAGGCAAGCACGCTACTATTAAAAGCTGTTGAGCtgaagaaatttttgtttttttctttttaccaaCTTGGGAAGCACTcttttatgtatgtgtatttgCCCTTGTGTGGATGTACATAAATAGGAGGTGTATGATATGGCTACACTTTGGGGCCCTCATTGTgcaaataaaagaagcattttcgtcccccctttttaatacACGAAATTAGGTAGCGGTAAAACCGCGCGCCACGTATTCCTAGTGTATGTCATTACCAAGTTCCTCCTTGTACAGCTTTGTTCGGCTCTGTACAGTGCCGTTTGAGGGGGCAAAAGAATtggcttatttttttatagaaaATTAGCTAaattgctctttttttttcttcttcttttctgtcCCTTTTGTGACCCTTTTTTGGGGAAGGGGTGTAAAAACGTACTCTTGCGAAGTACTAATTTTTGCACCTGCATACGTAACAGCACGCCGTATTTTCCTGTTCGTACTTTGGTACGGTGAGTACGTAGGCACACCTGGGTTAGTACCGAGTGAGCCCTAGGGATAAATTCACCCaacaagaagaagataaCACGTGCGAATGCAGTCACATATGTATCTGCGAGGAGCTGTTTCCCCCCTCTCCTGATACACATAAACCCGCGGAGGATCCCCACTTGGCGCTGTCCAAAAGGACGACACCGCCACACGTGCCAACCATGGACAGCACATTCGACTACAACCAAATAGATGTGGACGATTTTGACGACTTTTACAATTTCTGTActctgaaggagaaggagaaaaaaaaaaatgggaaaaatattggGGAGCAGTTTTTCCAAACGGAtgtgaaaaatggagaaaacaGGGCAGGCGACGAAGACGGGGAAGAAAGCACGGATAATTCCTCCGTAGACACCACGAGCATgtacaaagaaggaaatgagaaaaataggTCGActggaaaaaatagcaaaccAGTACTACGGGCTTGCAACACTTCGCATGAGAAGAGGCTGGATGAGGTGCaaacagaggaagaaaaccGCTTCATGGAGAGGAGAGTTCTTGACTTGGAACACAGATACGCATATGTAGATGATGGTTATTACGATACCGGTGGTAAGATCGAAATGGAAGATGAAAGTTTGGCAGAGGAGAGTATTGCTAATTACAACAAGGATGACCAGTGGAATAACAtggaatacaaaaaaaagaaaaaaaaaaacgaacagaGGGATGGAAAGAACATGGGCTTCAATAATCCGCACAGTAGCAATAACTGCAATGTGCACTCCCTCCAGGAGAGAAGCAGCTATGGGGATCACACTTCCAACAGGTACGTTAGCATATCGAAAGAGGACTACGAgcgggataaaaaaaaaatgtacgaagATTAcaatggaaggagaaagtacCCAAGAGATTACAGCCAATACTCGAACAGTAACTGTGACAGTTACAGCTATAGTGTTGATATGACATGCGTCAGTAAgggaaataaagaagagcCAAAATATTTCAGATGTCGTTACTGTGAAATGGATTCTGTGGATAGTGTGGTTCAGTGCAACACGTGCGGTCGATGGTTCTGCAATGGGTCCTACGGTACATGTGGTAGCCACATTGTTACGCATCTGGTGAGGTCCAAACACAAGGAAATTAAACTACACAAGAAGAGCCTCCTCGGGGAGACCATCTTGGAGTGCTATAACTGTGGgtgcaaaaatgtgtttcTGCTGGGGTTCTTACCCACGCCGGAGGAGGGAGTTGTCGTCATTATATGCAGGGACCCTTGCTTAGCCAGGTGCATTTCACTGAGCGGGAAGGGCCAGGCGAAGGGCGAAATGGAACAAGAGGAGTTGAAGCAAATAgatgaaaaggggaaccccACTGAAGTGAAGAACACCCCAGAGGGAGAGCctaagaaggggaaaaaaaaaactgtaccTTATGAAGATTTCCACGCGGAAGAGGAGCTAATTGGCACGGACGAAGATGACGTTGTGAGCACGAAGGAAGACATGGACATGGTGAAGAGTAAGGGCTACCTAAGCAGCGATGATTTGGGCACTATGAGTGAGCAGGAAAAGGGGAGCGACGGGGGAGGAAGTTCCCTTGGGGTGCTTacagggaaggagaagaatcaaaggggggaagagagaaaaacgGAGAAGGATGTTAACCAGAAAGAGAACGAATCCGATGCCGGAAGCAGTTATAGCACAAATGTAGGAAACAATGTAAAGGAGCTTGTAAAGATGAAGGACTGGGATTTAAACAAATGGCAACCAGTGATTGAAGACAGGTGTCTACTAGAATGGCTAGTAAATATCCCCACGgcggaagaagcagaaagaaagggaaagagaacCACATCCTATAATGTGAACAAGCTAGAAGAGctatggaaaaataaaaaagacgtATATATAGACGAGCTAGATGCAGAGATACTGAATGATGAACCCGTTAAGGTAGAGCTAAGGTATAAAGACGCTTACCATTATCAGTCCATCTTTGCACCGTTGATCCAGTTAGAGGCGGACTACGATAAATCCATAAAGGAGGGTCAGAAACAAGCAAATGTAACAGTCCGTTGGGATATAGgattgaataaaaaaaggtatgCCCACTTTATTTacgtgaaggaagaaagtgaacTAAGGTTAGTAGCAGGAGATGAGTTAAAATTGTCGTATACATATCCAGACGGAACGGTGTGGACTTGCGAAGGACACATTTCTAGAATTCACAATACGGAGGAAATAGCCTTAGAATTAAGAACGTCTGGTACGGCTAGTGGACCATGGGTAGATAACATAACCACGGGGTATACAGTGGAGTTTGTTTGGAAAAGTACAGCATACGATCGAATGCAGTTAGCGTTGAATGAGTTTGCTCAGGACTCCTATTCACTCAGTGGGTACTTGTATCATAAGTTGCTAGGCCATGAAGTGTCGGAGGAGTCACTAAATTATTACAAAACGGCATTGACCAATCAGGTCCATGGGAAGAGGACTCCACGCATCGCAAATTATTCCGCCCCCAATTTGGCTGCACTGAATCACTCACAAATTGATGCTATAAAGAAAAGCTTAGTTTCGCCGTTATCCCTAATTCAAGGACCACCAGGGACAGGGAAAACATTAACCTGTGCTACGCTGGTGTATCATTTGTCCAAGAcgaaaatggggaaggtgTTAGTCACCGCCCCGAGTAACGTTGCCGTAGATCAGCTTTCTGTAAGGATACACAAAACTGGACTAAAGGTAGTACGACTGTGTGCGAAAAGTAGAGAATACGTACCCAGCATTGCAGATTATTTGTACCTCCACAATCAGATGAAGTTACTAAAATCGGATATTGGAGAGGAGCTGAACAAATTACTTGaactgaaggaggaagtagGAGAGTTGTCACAAAAGGATGAAAGGAggttaaaaaagttaatcTTTTTCGCAGAATATAAAATATTGGTAGAGGCAGATGTGATATGTACTACCTGTGTTGGTGCCATGGACAAACGGTTGAAACGTTTTCGATTTAGCCAAGTGTTAGTAGATGAAGCGACTCAGTCAACAGAACCAGAGTGTTTGGTACCCCTCGTAACGGGAGCTAAACAGATTGTACTGGTTGGAGACCACTGCCAGTTGGGTCCAATAATAGTTTGTAAAAAGGCAGCCAATGCGGGTTTGGGAAAGAGCCTATTCGAACGGTTAGTTATGTTGGGTATCACACCATTCAGGTTGGAAGTGCAGTACCGTATGCACCCAGCATTAAGTGAATTCCCATCGTACGTCTTCTATGATGGTTGTCTGCAGAACGGGATCACCTTGAAGGAGAGGGAATATCCACTGAAGGATTTTCCGTGGCCGAATCCGAAGTGCCCTATGTTCTTTTACAATTCCACCGGGTTGGAAGAAATGTCTGCCTCCGGGACGAGCTACTTAAACAGAGCAGAAGCGTCCAATATGGAGAAGCTAGTTAGAACGCTCATAAATTGTGGGTTGAAGCCATCTCAAATTGGGGTTATAACACCGTATGAGGGGCAGAGGGCGTATataacttccctttttcagaAAAACATTTCTTATCAACATTCAACGGAGATTGAAGTGGCATCAGTGGATGCATTtcaaggaagggaaaaggactTCATCCTTCTCTCTTGTGTTCGATCGAACAAGAAATTAGGAATTGGTTTTTTAAATGACCCAAGAAGGTTAAACGTAGCATTGACGAGGGCCAAGTATGGGTTGATCATATGTGGTAATGCCAAGGTGCTTTCGAGACATCACGTAATTGTAAGGAAGTCTCATAACTCGAATGAGACAATCACGAATGTGAACTCCGTGTGGATTAACCTGCTAAGTCAGTTTAAGAAGAAGGACCTCATCGTCGAGGGGTGCTTATCCAATTTGAAACCGATGAACATTCATATACCGACCCCGACGAAGCAGCCGTCCAGATACATCAACTTTAGTTACTTCTTGTCGAGTGAGAGGCCTTTCCGGGGGGGCGTATTCTCAGATAGTAGGAGCAGGAGCAGAAGTGGTGGTAGTGATAAAAGCGATAAAACTGgcagaagtgaaggaagccACGCTGGCAGTGACGACTGTAGAACCCAAAGCAGCAGCTCCTTTTTACACATGAATATGTCAAACCTCAGCTACTGCAGTGACGAGGTGATGAACAAGGACTTCCTGAGCTACATGCATCAAAGGCAAAGTGGAGGAAGCAAGCAGATCGTAAAACCTTACATAGACAATTTGAGTCAGGGATCCCAATTCAATGACTTTTCTTCTGTTAATGAAAAATGCCAAAGTGACAACTTCTCGAATTATGAGACTGGATCTTCCCTTTCGATTAGCACGAACAAATATGCCAAGGAAAATTTGATGCGCTACAATGGCGGCAGTTTGCGTGAGGATAGGAAGAACCGTGTGGCCAGCAATTTTGCGGATTCCAATTTTGGAGAAGACTACCATGGCAGCAGCTTCGTGAGGAACTCTGATATGCTTCATTACCCATTTCACTACGGAAGTAAGAGGGACGCCTCCAGTCTGCACAACGGGCAGGGATTACACGGATCACACCGATCGCATAATCCGCGAAGTAATGCCGCCCACCACGGGTACATTAAACAGAACCACCCGAATACAGTAGAACAAAGGAAATATCGATATAGAAATGTATGAAAACGCATTTTCACATAATGATCAGTTTGAGTAAGGTAGGTGTATTCTTTATAGGCCAGGTGAGCGGGTCTTTTTGATGGCCCGTATGGTGgacgttttattttttatttatatttatgtgatTTCCCCGTGGAGACGGGATGCACCCACCCCCCTTATCTGCCTATCGAAGCATCGGAATGACAAGCGTAACCGGACAGAAGGGGAGACCATACTGTTGGAGGGTGACATAACGAGGAAATAACCACATACATGAGTGAACTTGTTTAGGTACGTACCAACACGGACTAATCGCACCTGTTTAAGTGTGTATTGTGACCGTgtgaaggaggggaaaacatCCGAAGTGCGCAAAATCGGGTCAATTAGAAACAGATAGCGCAAAGCGAAGCATCAGTGGAAAATAAACTCCCCGTCTCTTCATCGCGTATCCCAACAAGTTATGCAGAAAAAGTGAACTGAGGGGGAAAAGCAGGCTGACAAATGGAAGAGGTGATATATTAACTGTCCATAGAATTCCTTTTGGAATCTTTGATGTACAAAAGACCACGTAGTAATcttaaagaggaaaatccAAATTGAGGTGATGCACATTTTGGATTTAAGTTTCAAGCGGGGGGGCCACCTACACATGGATTGTGTACCGGACGGTGGGACTTACACGCGAGGTGAAGGTACACGATAACCTTACATAAATTTAGAGGGCGAAAGTTCAAGCGGAAATATCAAGAAGCTCCTTAACGGAATAGGTCTTTCGTGTTCCCCACCTGTGGAGGAACATTACTTGAAAAGTTGGAACAGCTTTACGCACAGGGAACGCctttgtatttttaaaaaagcccACGAACATGTATCTTTCACGCAATTGCTTATGTTCGTCTAACCagtgcacacatacacaaGCGTTTGCTTGTGTGGATGGCATTAAGCGGGCGAACCGTGCCAAGGAGGAGATCACACCCTTCTGGCCAACCTACACCGTATGCACACATCATAAACCCTGGCTCTTCTACCcgttttgtaatttttcattgGAGAATGAACCACACAAGTTCATCCTCATCGTTAATGCGtgtcgtaaatttttttttttcccagcGCGCTGTCTGTGCATGTGGAGAAGCGGCACATCAGTATTTATATACGCTTTGCACACAGGCTTTGTGTAATGTACAAGCTTAAGTGCACATGTAGTTGCGTCTTTGGATGGAGCTCTTCCTTCCCATAACACCTACACTGCTCCACGTTCATTGCAATTCCGTGTGAACAATTCAACTGTGCCAGACATGCGCGAGAGGAACGAGTGAAGTTGCATGCACGTGCAGGGTAAAACTGCATGATGTTAACtccaaatgaaggaaaaaaaaatataaaagaataaaataaaatgaacgtACAAAATGGGTAGCACCTGAAAAACGCGTCCGTTGTATAAAAGCCTATAAGGTGAAGAACCAAGATAGCTCGTCTTGTGAGGCATAACTttgatgttatttttttctttttatgtcTGTAAATTGTTCGGGCTGTTCGTCAAATTACACAG encodes the following:
- a CDS encoding DnaJ like subfamily A member 5 encodes the protein MDIEKCKCFYEILNVESTATVEEIKKSYKKIILQYHPDKNSHLAEEEQKRCTNIFRQIQEAYECLVDERRRKWYDKNRLRIIAGKESEEKREQNRQARRRSGSAGSSESGGGTTSGINIWEYFSSSCYDGFNDKDERSFYNVYRKLFEEIIKEENEELSMRYRYSKKGHQEDETANERNKVNAPSFGDSKSEGKQIDEFYSYWSNFSTVKKFDYSYEYMKMYEQENRHVRRNLKKVAEKRSLKERKEFNENVRSLVEHLKKHDTRYLNRVVELAEEKRKKAEEKERQRKEQMLQRKLLFEQNEEKREDPVGEEQPCGYSTCSEQGDNEKGDHAGGRGQRNYDPHCEDGEDEDGGEDKNNENPYGEIIYRCEVCRKNFKSMKQYNSHEKSKKHVSNFLKHAKRYAVGGIFGADGAEPQGEQVDDQVDDMMDNLNNPQSDNSDELLDTRAPKSKTKKKKDKKNTAPVNNLPERINSASESSHQDEDIFSWYKGKKKRNRNKLVHASEEEGVSDKTESLQPEGSPQEDDSAQEEAPSQAANATNSSDDYASSKRKKKLLKKKKKKEGINRKVNEEKKLEEPKEDSKDISGKANSKSKIKESTKSLVCKMCRETFDSRNKLFAHIQKEGHAANKVVADVPAKVNKNKKGNSKREKLL
- a CDS encoding Regulator of nonsense transcripts, producing MDSTFDYNQIDVDDFDDFYNFCTLKEKEKKKNGKNIGEQFFQTDVKNGENRAGDEDGEESTDNSSVDTTSMYKEGNEKNRSTGKNSKPVLRACNTSHEKRLDEVQTEEENRFMERRVLDLEHRYAYVDDGYYDTGGKIEMEDESLAEESIANYNKDDQWNNMEYKKKKKKNEQRDGKNMGFNNPHSSNNCNVHSLQERSSYGDHTSNRYVSISKEDYERDKKKMYEDYNGRRKYPRDYSQYSNSNCDSYSYSVDMTCVSKGNKEEPKYFRCRYCEMDSVDSVVQCNTCGRWFCNGSYGTCGSHIVTHLVRSKHKEIKLHKKSLLGETILECYNCGCKNVFLLGFLPTPEEGVVVIICRDPCLARCISLSGKGQAKGEMEQEELKQIDEKGNPTEVKNTPEGEPKKGKKKTVPYEDFHAEEELIGTDEDDVVSTKEDMDMVKSKGYLSSDDLGTMSEQEKGSDGGGSSLGVLTGKEKNQRGEERKTEKDVNQKENESDAGSSYSTNVGNNVKELVKMKDWDLNKWQPVIEDRCLLEWLVNIPTAEEAERKGKRTTSYNVNKLEELWKNKKDVYIDELDAEILNDEPVKVELRYKDAYHYQSIFAPLIQLEADYDKSIKEGQKQANVTVRWDIGLNKKRYAHFIYVKEESELRLVAGDELKLSYTYPDGTVWTCEGHISRIHNTEEIALELRTSGTASGPWVDNITTGYTVEFVWKSTAYDRMQLALNEFAQDSYSLSGYLYHKLLGHEVSEESLNYYKTALTNQVHGKRTPRIANYSAPNLAALNHSQIDAIKKSLVSPLSLIQGPPGTGKTLTCATLVYHLSKTKMGKVLVTAPSNVAVDQLSVRIHKTGLKVVRLCAKSREYVPSIADYLYLHNQMKLLKSDIGEELNKLLELKEEVGELSQKDERRLKKLIFFAEYKILVEADVICTTCVGAMDKRLKRFRFSQVLVDEATQSTEPECLVPLVTGAKQIVLVGDHCQLGPIIVCKKAANAGLGKSLFERLVMLGITPFRLEVQYRMHPALSEFPSYVFYDGCLQNGITLKEREYPLKDFPWPNPKCPMFFYNSTGLEEMSASGTSYLNRAEASNMEKLVRTLINCGLKPSQIGVITPYEGQRAYITSLFQKNISYQHSTEIEVASVDAFQGREKDFILLSCVRSNKKLGIGFLNDPRRLNVALTRAKYGLIICGNAKVLSRHHVIVRKSHNSNETITNVNSVWINLLSQFKKKDLIVEGCLSNLKPMNIHIPTPTKQPSRYINFSYFLSSERPFRGGVFSDSRSRSRSGGSDKSDKTGRSEGSHAGSDDCRTQSSSSFLHMNMSNLSYCSDEVMNKDFLSYMHQRQSGGSKQIVKPYIDNLSQGSQFNDFSSVNEKCQSDNFSNYETGSSLSISTNKYAKENLMRYNGGSLREDRKNRVASNFADSNFGEDYHGSSFVRNSDMLHYPFHYGSKRDASSLHNGQGLHGSHRSHNPRSNAAHHGYIKQNHPNTVEQRKYRYRNV